TTCCAACCGACGGCGGCATACTTGCAGCCCAGTCCTCAGGAAAAAATCAGCGGCATGAAATCATACGGTTTCGCTCGGATAAAGGCCCCGCCCTACCCTGCAGTAATCCTGTCGAGCCCGCCCATGTAGGGCCTGAGCTTTTCGGGGATGACGACGGAGCCATCCTCTTCCTGGAAGTTTTCGAGTATGGCGAGGAGTGTTCGCCCGACTGCGAGCCCAGAGCCGTTGAGTGTGTGAACCAGGCGGGGCTTTCCTCCACCCGTAGGCCTGTACCTTATGGAAGCCCGCCTCGCCTGGAAGTCGGCGAAGTTGCTGCAGGACGAGATTTCCCTGTATGTATTTTCGCTCGGCACCCAGACCTCTATGTCATATGTCTTCGTCGATGAGAAGCCCATATCTCCCGTGCAGAGCAGCATGACCCTGTAGGGGATGCCCAGGAGCTCGAGCACGCGTGCGGCGTCGGCCGTGAGGGCCTCCAGTTCGTCGAAAGAGTTGTCCGGGTCGGAGAACTTAACGAGCTCGACTTTATTGAACTGGTGCTGCCTTATGATCCCACGGACGTCCTTGCCGTAGGAGC
The bacterium genome window above contains:
- a CDS encoding serine--tRNA ligase, producing the protein SYGKDVRGIIRQHQFNKVELVKFSDPDNSFDELEALTADAARVLELLGIPYRVMLLCTGDMGFSSTKTYDIEVWVPSENTYREISSCSNFADFQARRASIRYRPTGGGKPRLVHTLNGSGLAVGRTLLAILENFQEEDGSVVIPEKLRPYMGGLDRITAG